The window CTAATTGGGCCAAGATGACACTGGTAGTGGCAGAGCCGGGATTAGAATCTAGAGGTTCTGACACAGTCAGGCTCTTTACTCCACATCAtcacttccttctctcctcccccagcccagaCGGATACCTGCTGTGTTGCCCCACAGGCCACTTGAACCCATATTGATTCTGGTTGAAGCCTAGAGAGGTGGTGTTCTCTGGACTCAGGGGTAGCGAATGTGGAGGGTTAGTGACCCTAGGAGGGTTAGTGACCCTGGGAGTCTGGGTCTTGGCCGAAACTCTCTATCCCTAGAAGACCCAGGGTCTGTCTCCCATGTCATTCACCTCATGGCTGTGTTTTCTCAGACCCCAGAGTCAGGAGGAGTGAAAACCCTGACCCCTAATCCCACTGCATCCAGCCAATAGGAGCCCAGTAAGTGACCCCACCCCCCCTGGCCGCTTCTCATGCAGGTCTCTCCAGGTGCCCTgctcctctctcctctgccccacTAACGTTGGATGTATGCTAATTATTCATAGTTGGGAGGGAGAGGcgtgggaggaagggaggcatGAGTCTATAGGACACACATGTCCCTCTTTTGTTGTTTACTCCTTCCCCCCATTTGTCATGTTGCTTTTGTCACTTTTAGCCCATTTTCCTTTGAGTTGCTGACCTTGGGACTTTAGTTGAAGGTCATAGTCAATTGTGAACTTTTATTACTCTGTTCCTTGGTATCTTTAGAGTACCCAGTCACTGAGCTATGAGTTTCACCCTCTATCTGAGAGTGTGGGGTGGCCCCTAAATATAGCTTCAGAAATCCGAGCTGCACTGCTGCCCCACCCTGGTATTTCAGTccaggacagaggagggaggggatctGGAGGTGTGGTGGGATGGCTACTCTGAAAAGGAGAGGTGTCCTGATTCCTCTTCTACAATCCCTCCTCCGAGTCTGCCTGGGAATGGAGCTAGGGCAGGAAAGGCCATCTGTCCTGGAGTAGCCTTTAATTCCTGGGTCCCTCTGCATCCTGTGTCGTCCTGTGCTGAGCGAGGAAGCCTGGTATTTGAAGAGGTGTAGGGTGTGGAGATGATCTCCCAGGATTGCTGTTTCCTCACCCTACCAGGCCACAATGGCGGAGCTGCAGGAGGTGCAGATCACAGAGGAGAAGCCACTGTTGCCAGGACAGACACCTGAGGCAGCCAAGGTTATTAGAGACCCTCTGACTGCCTCTAAGCATTGCCCTTGCCTCCTGACCTCCCAAGCCAGCTGAGCTCCTTTTAACCCACACCCCTACTTTTTCCACCTCTACCGGAGTCTCTCTCCCCATGTGCTACAGTTGGGAGTCCACGCCCTTGTCTTCACTGCACTAACCTTCATCCTCTCCATGTCTCTTTGTGTCAATCTTTCTGTCTTTGGTCTCTGTCCATGTCTCTTTGCCTACCTCTCTTTGTGTCTGTCTCTCCATCTGTGACTCTGTACGGTCATGTGTTTCTGtatctgtgcgtgtgtgtgtctctccAGGAGGCTGAGTTAGCGGCCCGAATCCTCCTGGACCAGGGACAGGTAACAGCTTGGGGGCAGTCCTAGGGTGGGAGGAAGGCCTCTTCTGTCCCCAGTGAAGAGAGagccctcacctcctccctctcttctcgtcacttcctctcctttcctagTCCTTTCCCACACCCATCTctcccctgcccttccttcctcttctgttcTCTCTAATCTTTCCTTATTATTTCCCACTCTCAAACTCATCTTCCACTGTCACCTCTTCCTAAATTCTTGCTGatcctatttttaattctttgctcACTTCTCCTCTTTGTCTCTCCCTGCCCGACCCCCTGACTTTAGTGATGCTCCTTCTCTGGATCCCTTTCCTTTCAGCCTAACTCCTACCTGACAGTAACCTTTTCCCCTGCAGACTCTATCTGTGGAGACACCTTATGGTTCTGTCACTTTTACTGTCTATGGCACCCCTAAACCCAAACGTCCAGCAATACTCACCTACCATGATGTGGGACTCAACTGTAAGGACcttcctttccccccacccccaactccttTCTGGAAAGAGGCTGGGGGGAAGGGTATGAAcccagtgggaagggaggggtcaGTAGGGGCAGAAGTTTTCTCTCAGCATGAAAGGGGGTTGATTCTGACGTGGGGACACTTTTTCCTGTCTGATCCTATTATTGGGGTGATGTGGATTCTCTTTAGATAAAACTTGCTTCCAGCCACTGTTTCAATTCGGGGATATGCAGGAAATCATTCAGAACTTCGTGCGGGTTCATGTGGATGCCCCCGGAATGGAAGAGGGAGCTCCTGTGTTCCCTTTGGGGTAAAAATTAGCTCTTTACCCCTTTACTAGACTGAGGCACAGGACAGGAGTGGGGGGGGAGATTGgatgagggaggaggaaagggagggcagtGGTGATTCTGGGAGAGGATGAGGAGGACATcctgaggtgggggtgggtgggtgcagTTTGGAATGTTCCTTGACATGCCTCTGTTCCCCAGATATCAGTACCCGTCTCTGGACCAGCTGGCGGACATGATCCCTTGCATCCTGCAATACTTAAAGTGAGAGGCCTGGGGACCCCTCAAAAGCAAAGTTTTATTCCCAGCACAAGGAGACCTTTAGAACTCCTGCGTCCACCCTGGATCTTGGGCTAGTTTGGCCCTATGTGCTTCATATACCCTTTCTCTTTCATGCTCCTACTTTGATTGTTGTAAGGAAGGATGGTGGATTTGGAAAATTTCAGCAGAATGGCCCTAATGgatggaggaaggaaaaggaagggtcTAGGCTTGGCCCTGCCTCAGGCTGAGGAGGGGCTTCTCTGAtcagaaaatcaagaaagaagagaaggggtgACATAATCTCTGAGAAACCAGACAGACCTGTCTCTTTCCCTCCCACTCTCCCTCCTTCATACCCACACCTGGTGGACTGGGAGCCCTGTGGGTAAAAGAGAGtgtgggaaggaagggggagcCAGGCCAGGTGTCTCTGACACTCAGAGGGGTGAGCTGGCTTCTGGGTGCTGTTCCTGGCTTGGCTTTTCCTAATCACCAGACCTCTCAGCAGCTCTggttcactttgttgcctctgtTTTCCCCACTCTCCTTGTTGTTTGCTAAAGCAGTGTCTGTTTTCACATCTTGCTTTAACTTCCATGCTTCCCATTGCTTTAGAGGAACCAGGAACTAAAGCAAAACAAGTTGAACTAGCTCCTGAAAATTGAGAATGGACAAAGAGCTATCTATACAGGGAAACAGTGCATCTGGGTGGTTGGTTGGTAGATGGGTGTTCCTTTTCAAGACACTAACTCTCCAAGAGGAAATGAGGGATAGGCTTCAGGCATCTACACTGACCACCAGTGCCAGCCTTTAGCTCCTTGGAACCTTCTTTTTAGCATCTCTCAAAAGTAAttccctttctatttttctttgtgccTGTGGCCTCAGGAAGGAGGGTGAGGAGTTTGAAGAGACTGTGGCAGGTTTTGGATACTGGAGCCCAGGAGAcatagatttattttccttttacagtTTCTCTACAATAATTGGAGTTGGTGTTGGAGCTGGAGCCTACGTCCTGTCACGATATGCTGTAAGGAATAAAAATACCTAGATGAGAGAAAGGACTGATTAGGGGAGTATTATTCACTagtgtgtgtgggagggtggGGAGTCAGGCCTGATGGGAGATGGGAGGCCAAGAGTGGGCAGAGCTCAGTGGAGGGGAGAAGGCCTTGCCCTGCTtccaatttccttccttctgctgccCCTCAGCTTAACCACCCGGACACAGTTGAAGGTCTTGTTCTCATCAACATTGATCCTAATGCCAAGGGTTGGATGGATTGGGCAGCCCACAAGGTTTGGAGAGCTCTGTGTACTGAGACCTAGGGTGGGAGTTCCCCTTGTGTGGGTCTGGTTCGACTCCTCCAGCATTTAACTAAGTGGACTCTGGACTTGAAGGAGGTGGAGTGATGGGGCAGGAAAGTGAAGCTAGGTCCCTGTGCCTGAGCCTTTCTTCCCCCATAATGTTCCAAACTTTCTCACCTGCCCTTTCCTCAGCTAACAGGCCTCACCTCTTCCCTTTCGGAGATGATCCTTGGACATCTTTTCAGCCAGGTAAGTGCTTGTGGAAGATGGAGGGAGTAGAGGGGACTAGCAGGAACCTGAAGGCTTAGGGTGAATTTCTTAGCTGGAAAACAGgatctggggaaggaggaagactTGCCTCTTTTCCTCCAGTAATTGTTGGTGTCTCTTTCCGATCCTAATTTTCCCCCTATTCTCTCCTTCAGGAAGAGCTGTCTAAAAATTCTGAGTTGGTACAGAAGTATAGAGATATCGTCACACATGCACCCAACCTGGATAACATTGAACTGTATTGGAACAGCTACAACAAGTGGGtgggctgtgtgtgtgcatgtgtttttgTGTGAGAGAAATACAGAAGCAACAACGGGGCATCATGGGGAAGTGTAGAGGAGAAAAGGGGAGTCTGGGAAGTGTGCAATGTGCAAGGAAGGCAGGATTGGTGTGTCACTGGGGCAGCTTTGGACAAAGCCAGTGAGAAGAATTGAGAGGAGCTGTTCCCTTTGTCTTGTTTACCTCTGTTGGATTTTTGGATTCCCAGAAGAAAATGGTATTGTGTCCTGTGCCCTTCCTGCCCCTTTGCTGCCCTCTTTGCTGACCAGGGATCTAGGGCAGAGGTGATTTATAGGGGTTGTGCCTGGGATCTGCCTGCCACCTTCTCTTTCCACTTTTAATCATCAATatttatttgattatgatttAGGGGAGGAAGATAGCTTCCTCATGGGAGAGTTAGCATATATCTGGATGGATAGCATTGCCTATCTAAAATTCCTGCTCTTTAACCCCTCTCTAGCCGCCGGGACCTGAACATTGAGCGTGGAAGTGATGTCACCCTCAAGTAAGACTTTAGGAGATAAAGCTTTGGCCCTCAACTTGGGTCTCCCCTAGGTGATTATATTCCTGAGAAGGAGAGTCTTTGGCCAGGGGTTTCCTTGTCACCTCCCACACCATCCTCTTTAGCAAATCACTTCACTCTAGGTTTTTCCCCTTTGAATCTTCTTGGTGGGGCCAGAGCAGGGGGAAATAGAAGGCTGTTCCTCTTTGGAGCCAGACATTTCTGCAGCTGCACTTCTAGCAAGAGGCAGATGAGGGTGTGCTAGGGGCTCACTGCCTTTTCCCTATTCAATGGCTCTAGGTGTCCTGTGATGCTGGTGGTAGGAGACCAAGCACCCCATGAAGATGCAGTGGTTAGTAGGGAATTTAGGGGTAAGGGAGAGAGGGCTGGGGTCCCAGATTGTGGTCATAAGGATACCTTACCAAGGGATACCCTGTTTGACACAGAGAGATCAACTTTGGGGCATTAAGAATTTGATTCCTAGGCTGGGTGTCTGTAGTtcaatggttagagtgctggggtggcgggttcgaaccctgccagagcaggctaaacaaaaacaaaaacaaacaaaaacaaaaagaatttgatTCCTGGTAAAGAGGCACTGGGTAGGGGGCTGACAGGAAAGGGAGTGGGGTCTGGGTCTCTGGGTCCCTTGGAGGGAAGGGAGTCAATAGGAAATGTAGCCACATTCTTTCTACTTCCCACTTACTGCAGGTGGAATGTAACTCAAAACTGGACCCCACCCAGACCTCGTTCCTCAAGGTCAGTAACCTGCGTTCTGGCCCCTGTCTGGAGCCATACGTCCTTTCTAGATTCAGCTGCTAAGGCTTCAGGCCCTTGCATGGGAGCAAGTGAGGTGAATGAAGGAACAAACAAAGGGGCTGGAATGAAGAAGCTAGGGAAGGGAGACCCTTTTCTACCTCTGCCCAGCTCATTTGATTAATTTGTGTATCACTTTTTCTGGGTGGCTCTCTGCTGACAGATGGCTGACTCCGGAGGACAGCCCCAGCTGACTCAGGTGAGTACTCCTGCTGTCTGTGGggtggagaagtgggaaaggataGTGGCAATGAACTCTGTCCTTTGCCACACACCCCATCCCCACACTGCCATAGTCTTGGGCTCCAGCTCGGTctcttctcatctctctgtctcctccttGCCTTACTTCCACAGCCAGGCAAGCTGACTGAGGCCTTCAAGTACTTCCTGCAAGGCATGGGATATAGTGAGTATGGGGATTCAGCTGCAAGGGATTGCTGCACTAGAGGAGGGGTGGGCACTGAGGGGGTAAGGTCTTAGGTTAATCTTAGGTTAATCCTTGGACTCACCACTGTCTGCCAAATCAAGCTCATTGACTTGTCTCCATCCAAGCCCACTCAGTCCTCACCTCCTCTCTGACTACATCCATATCCTTCTATCTCCACAGTGGCCTCATCCTGCATGACCCGCCTATCCCGGTCTCGCACGGCCTCTCTGACCAGTGCAGCATCCATTGATGGCAACCGGTCCCGCTCTCGCACCTTGTCCCAGAGCAGCGAGTCTGGGACTCTCTCTTCAGGACCCCCAGGGCACACCATGGAGGTTTCCTGTTGAGTGACCCTTATTGCCTTAATGTGGGACCCAGCCCTCACCTCCCCCAGAACTAACCTGGGAGGTGCATAAGGGCATTGGGTGGGAGTAAGAGAAAATGGCAGATCAGGTGGGGAGATGACCTTCATCTTTGATTGCTACCCTAACTTTGACCTTTAACCTGTGATCCCCCCAGCTGGGAGATATGTCCTAATATCTCTTAGGGACCCAGACCCCTAAATTATCCTCCTCCATTTTGGTATTAAGGTGGAGAGGGCATGTGTCCTTCTTGATCTAAGTGTCTGTAGATGAGGGATAAGAGGTTGGTGTAGTGTCATGGTGCCTCTATCAGACTCCCTACTTATCCTGGATTTGCAAGGGGAGGGGATTTGGGGCTGGGGCTCCATTTACCAAAGGTGATATGGCTTCTCATTAACACTACAGGCTGCTGAAGGGTATGGGCCTGAGTGAATGTGTGTCGGAGGGAGACTTCCTGGTGGGTTAGTGTTCCTTAAGATGTGATGGCAACATCCAGTGTGTAAAAAGGAAGTTGGAATGGGAGGTGGTGGGCAATGAAGGTGTATGGGTAAAGATTGGCACTGGGGCAATAGAGGGGCCTGGGCCATTTGGCTGCACTAACTTTGGTGAGCTGTAGGTGTGCATCTAGAGTGGGACAGGGAGGAGCTAAGCTTGGGCTGGGCTGCCTGGGGCTTGGCATAGGGGTGAAAAGGCCTACCTTGAGGCTTTGACCACACTGCAGCATGTGTGGAGAGTGCCCTCCTGTCTCCCACGACTTCTGCTGTAACAATAAACTGTAGAGGAATCTGAgcaccatttttcttctttgggtgTGCCTGCTTCCTGCCCCTTTTCCTATCCTTTCCCTGCTCAACTCAACTCTCATGTTCTTTTCTCAAAGTGACATAAACTAtgggagagggacacagacacctCACAAAATACAAACGCATAGAAACTGGCCCCATTCCTATGGAGTGATGTTTTTGATATTGATAGTATTTTCAAGCTTGGGAGAGAGGAGTGCTTACCTCTTAGAAGGCTTCTTATCAGTTATAGATCATTGAGAAAGGCCATGGGATTTCAGAGACGCCACCAATATTGTGATCtttgagaaagaataaagaaagcttGACTGAATTGCCCAAGGATGTCTTGTGACCCACCCTCCTGTAGGATCCTCTCTATGGGTCACCAAGAATCGGTTCTAGATGAGTCTGCACAATCAGTAGACCAGTAGACCAGGGCTCATGAAGTTACTGTGGGGGTTGGGTTCCTCATAATTCATCCCAATCTCAAGACTTTTTCGAGAACGTCACAACTAAAAGGATTTCTTCTTGGGAATTCCTCCTCCCCCATGGAATCCAAGGGGTCTGGGAGCTGATTAGACTATGTTTGTAGACTATTTTGTCTGAGAAGGCTTTTAACAAATATCAACAATAATCGTCAAAAGGAATGCATATATTTTGCAGCTCTTGAGGCgcaagaaatgaaaaaggcacTTCGTAGCATTATTGGCAAGATGCAATATTATGAAGTCATTTGCCAGATTGCTTTATAAAACCCCCACAGGCTATTATAACCTTTCCTCAATGAAACTGAGCTGAGGACTGATGCAGTTGGATGTCTAGTGCCGACACAGTGATTGACAAGAAGTGGGGCATGGAGTATGTTCTTGATTCTTGAGCACTTCATCACTCTCTCCCATAGGACTGACTCTATTTTAAATGCAGTAGGCCAGGGTACCTAGCAGGGCTTGGAGTTAGCTATTGGATGGGGAGGGTGTTGGGTGGCCACATGCAAGGCAGGCAGCAGAGTGCTGAGATGTAacactgaagaaaagaaacagcataaGTGGAATCATTGGGGCCGTCTAGCTCCAAGGCAAATCACAAGGAAAAGGCAAAAAACTACAACCACTATAGCTGCTGTTGTGCATTATGGAAGGGAAGGCAGGTCTCTGCACATCTGCCTATGTGGACACACTGTTAGCAGGGCAGTCTCCAGGAATGGGAGCGGgaatgtgtgcatgtgagtgtgtgtgtgtgtgatctatCATGTACTTGGGTGTGTGGAATGGGTGGGGGCTGCTTGTCTCTCCTACAGATGTGTCTGCATAAGACACCTAGCAGGTAGGTAGAGGGAAAGATGCTTTGGGAGCTTCTGGGATGAGGCGGAGTTTGCTGTCCTTGACCGACCTCCCTTTGTTGGTTGGAATGTGCTCGTCTAGCCAATGGCCACACAGTGCCCCCCTGTGGTTGGCATGGTTCTTAATAACTTTCCCCAGTTCTCAGGTCCTTTCCTAAAATCCCCAGTTGTCCTTTGTGGTTCTATGCAGTGACTGTACCGGGAGGTCCTGATATCAGGTTAGCGGCTCCTGTCCATTCTCAAGATCAGAGCTCAGAGAACAGGTGGGGTGATTTTACAGAAGCTGAACCACAAACTCC is drawn from Nycticebus coucang isolate mNycCou1 chromosome 6, mNycCou1.pri, whole genome shotgun sequence and contains these coding sequences:
- the NDRG2 gene encoding protein NDRG2 isoform X2 yields the protein MAELQEVQITEEKPLLPGQTPEAAKTLSVETPYGSVTFTVYGTPKPKRPAILTYHDVGLNYKTCFQPLFQFGDMQEIIQNFVRVHVDAPGMEEGAPVFPLGYQYPSLDQLADMIPCILQYLNFSTIIGVGVGAGAYVLSRYALNHPDTVEGLVLINIDPNAKGWMDWAAHKLTGLTSSLSEMILGHLFSQEELSKNSELVQKYRDIVTHAPNLDNIELYWNSYNNRRDLNIERGSDVTLKCPVMLVVGDQAPHEDAVVECNSKLDPTQTSFLKMADSGGQPQLTQPGKLTEAFKYFLQGMGYMASSCMTRLSRSRTASLTSAASIDGNRSRSRTLSQSSESGTLSSGPPGHTMEVSC
- the NDRG2 gene encoding protein NDRG2 isoform X1; translated protein: MAELQEVQITEEKPLLPGQTPEAAKEAELAARILLDQGQTLSVETPYGSVTFTVYGTPKPKRPAILTYHDVGLNYKTCFQPLFQFGDMQEIIQNFVRVHVDAPGMEEGAPVFPLGYQYPSLDQLADMIPCILQYLNFSTIIGVGVGAGAYVLSRYALNHPDTVEGLVLINIDPNAKGWMDWAAHKLTGLTSSLSEMILGHLFSQEELSKNSELVQKYRDIVTHAPNLDNIELYWNSYNNRRDLNIERGSDVTLKCPVMLVVGDQAPHEDAVVECNSKLDPTQTSFLKMADSGGQPQLTQPGKLTEAFKYFLQGMGYMASSCMTRLSRSRTASLTSAASIDGNRSRSRTLSQSSESGTLSSGPPGHTMEVSC
- the NDRG2 gene encoding protein NDRG2 isoform X3 — protein: MAPLNPNVQQYSPTMMWDSTPLFQFGDMQEIIQNFVRVHVDAPGMEEGAPVFPLGYQYPSLDQLADMIPCILQYLNFSTIIGVGVGAGAYVLSRYALNHPDTVEGLVLINIDPNAKGWMDWAAHKLTGLTSSLSEMILGHLFSQEELSKNSELVQKYRDIVTHAPNLDNIELYWNSYNNRRDLNIERGSDVTLKCPVMLVVGDQAPHEDAVVECNSKLDPTQTSFLKMADSGGQPQLTQPGKLTEAFKYFLQGMGYMASSCMTRLSRSRTASLTSAASIDGNRSRSRTLSQSSESGTLSSGPPGHTMEVSC